In one Tripterygium wilfordii isolate XIE 37 chromosome 22, ASM1340144v1, whole genome shotgun sequence genomic region, the following are encoded:
- the LOC119991301 gene encoding AP-1 complex subunit sigma-2, with protein sequence MIHFVLLISRQGKVRLTKWYSPYSQKERTKVIRELSGVILSRGPKLCNFVEWRGYKVVYKRYASLYFCMCIDQDDNELEVLEIIHHFVEILDRYFGSVCELDLIFNFHKAYYILDELLIAGELQESSKKTVARLIAAQDSLVETAKEQASSISNIIAQATK encoded by the exons ATG ATTCATTTTGTGCTCCTTATTAGCCGACAAGGGAAAGTTAGGTTGACAAAATGGTATTCACCTTATTCTCAGAAGGAAAGAACTAAG GTTATTCGTGAGCTCAGTGGAGTAATTCTAAGCCGAGGGCCGAAGCTATGTAATTTTGTGGAGTGGAGAGGGTACAAAGTTGTTTATAAAAG ATATGCTAGTCTGTATTTCTGCATGTGCATTGATCAGGATGATAACGAACTAGAGGTTCTAGAAATAATACATCATTTCGTTGAGATTTTGGACCGATACTTTGGCAGT GTTTGCGAGTTGGACTTGATTTTCAACTTCCACAAG GCATACTATATACTGGACGAGCTATTAATTGCTGGTGAACTACAAGAGTCTAGCAAGAAAACTGTTGCACGGCTAATAGCTGCACAG GATTCTTTGGTTGAGACTGCAAAAGAGCAAGCCAGTTCCATAAGTAACATAATTGCGCAGGCCACCAAGTAG
- the LOC119991298 gene encoding pentatricopeptide repeat-containing protein At4g38150 yields the protein MPRIMLTGAWKKLLPHHCHPSSPIITSKIRRFSSLDAGDDSYGTPVTPPDPIPNRPLRAERPFRRHSASEKPNTSRPQPPTSDRQVQIPQTSNFPRNRDEQESDRSFLEKFKLANPQAQPPPRSRQKHHQQEQQEPPEEAAEIFKKMKETGLIPNAVAMLDGLCKDGLVQEAMKLFGLIREKGTIPEVVIYTAVVEGFCKAHKLDDAKRIFRKMQNNGITPNAFSYSVLIQGLYKCNCLDDAVQFCLEMIEAGNSPNVTTFVGLVDGLCREKGVEEAQRVIETLRGKGFFVNDKHVREFLDKNAPFSNTVREAIFGKKTSRKPF from the coding sequence ATGCCTCGCATTATGCTCACTGGGGCGTGGAAGAAACTCCTTCCCCATCACTGTCACCCTTCATCGCCGATTATTACATCAAAAATACGCCGTTTCAGCTCGCTAGATGCAGGAGATGACAGCTACGGAACTCCTGTGACTCCACCGGATCCCATTCCCAACAGGCCTCTGAGGGCCGAGAGGCCTTTTCGCCGTCACTCTGCTTCTGAAAAACCCAACACATCTCGACCTCAACCTCCCACTTCTGATCGTCAAGTACAGATTCCCCAAACTTCCAATTTCCCTCGGAACAGGGATGAACAGGAATCAGACCGTTCTTTCCTTGAAAAATTCAAGCTTGCGAATCCTCAAGCACAACCTCCTCCCCGTAGTCGTCAAAAACATCATCAACAGGAACAGCAAGAACCTCCGGAGGAGGCAGCTGAGATTTTTAAGAAGATGAAGGAGACCGGTTTAATTCCAAATGCGGTTGCCATGCTCGATGGCCTCTGCAAGGATGGCCTCGTTCAAGAAGCCATGAAGCTTTTTGGGCTTATTCGCGAGAAAGGTACAATTCCAGAAGTTGTCATTTACACCGCTGTAGTTGAGGGCTTCTGCAAGGCCCATAAGCTTGACGATGCCAAGAGGATTTTCCGAAAGATGCAGAACAATGGCATCACTCCTAATGCTTTCTCTTACTCGGTCTTGATTCAAGGACTGTATAAATGCAATTGCTTGGATGATGCTGTTCAATTCTGCTTAGAAATGATAGAGGCTGGAAATTCTCCCAATGTCACCACTTTCGTGGGTTTGGTTGATGGGTTATGTAGAGAGAAGGGTGTTGAAGAAGCCCAGAGAGTTATTGAAACCTTAAGGGGGAAGGGTTTCTTTGTTAATGACAAACATGTTAGAGaattcttggataaaaatgcACCATTTTCGAACACTGTGAGGGAAGCAATCTTTGGGAAGAAGACCTCACGGAAACCATTTTAG